From Actinoplanes oblitus, a single genomic window includes:
- a CDS encoding ATP-binding protein produces MPRVLLQRDAELAMLDHRLAQVRSGTGAVIVVEGPAGIGKSSLLAAAGSGAAAAGLRVLSAWGGPLDHDAGWGIARQLFAPVRQSPEWDALAVGAAAPARRALDEDAATPAPTGDAMHAAAHGLTWLTCGLAARAATLLLVDDVHWADAPSLRWLGQLTRRLAGLPLGILCAVRSGEPPAEPDLLAELLAAGGAPVRPSPLEPATVQAIVQGRLPTAGVAFAKACHAATAGNPFLLGALLDHLAAERVEPTADVAAGLSGFGPDQVARAVDRQLARLPAGTADLARAFAVLGRGAKLRHARDLAELDQARACRLADRLRDAGLVEGGADGYALVHPLVEAALYTGLPPGERALWHGRAARLLAGERTDPETVALHLLRTEPAGEPATVTALRTAAGRAWRRGAPQSAATFLRRALAEPPIATYDEAELLSELGLVTAEQVKPQAYDLLADAVALADDPDQRARIALAGTRALGLAGYSDEALKLSRQVLDRAGGADPELLERLAAELVCNAWLDAAEVGDARERTARGGGLPLWAVHRGHLAILRGRPAGEVIAMLRTALDAETDSLLATVLKFDLVAVEELDTVRALCDELIDVARPRGWMTALAHGSFVRAHVLVQAGRVREAVTDARFAFEFKLANPPAPGLVWTLFPLLEALVEADDLDGAEAALAAAARFGAGEPVPGKLRTGMLLERRARLWLARHRPAEAHSDLLAAAETWRALDARHPGLAAWRVDDSAALAALGDLAAARRLAEEHLDLAAGAGLPGARGAGLRALARTVSPADAVPLLTQAAHLLAGSPARLEHARVLVELGGALRRANQRVAAREPLVRALDLADRGGMRLIAARARQELLAAGGRPRRSVATGPGALTPAEHRVAVLAALGHSNREIADQLYVTRRTVETHLTHIFQKLSVSSRAQLATSLPGSD; encoded by the coding sequence ATGCCGCGCGTGCTGTTGCAACGCGATGCGGAGCTGGCGATGCTCGACCACCGGCTCGCCCAAGTGCGCTCCGGGACCGGCGCCGTGATCGTCGTGGAGGGCCCAGCCGGGATCGGCAAGTCGAGTCTGCTGGCCGCCGCCGGTTCCGGCGCGGCCGCCGCCGGCCTGCGCGTGCTGTCCGCGTGGGGCGGCCCGCTGGACCACGACGCCGGCTGGGGGATCGCCAGGCAGCTGTTCGCCCCGGTCCGGCAGAGCCCGGAGTGGGACGCGCTGGCCGTCGGCGCCGCCGCCCCGGCCCGCCGGGCCCTCGACGAGGACGCGGCCACCCCGGCGCCGACCGGCGACGCCATGCACGCCGCCGCGCACGGGCTGACCTGGCTGACCTGCGGCCTCGCCGCCCGTGCCGCCACCCTGCTGCTGGTCGACGACGTGCACTGGGCGGACGCGCCGTCGCTGCGCTGGCTCGGCCAGCTCACCCGGCGGCTGGCCGGGCTGCCGCTGGGCATCCTGTGCGCGGTCCGCTCCGGCGAGCCGCCGGCCGAACCGGACCTGCTCGCCGAGCTGCTCGCCGCCGGCGGGGCGCCGGTGCGGCCCAGCCCGCTGGAGCCGGCCACCGTCCAGGCGATCGTCCAGGGGCGGTTGCCCACCGCCGGCGTCGCGTTCGCCAAGGCCTGCCACGCCGCGACGGCCGGCAACCCCTTCCTGCTCGGGGCGCTGCTCGACCACCTGGCCGCCGAGCGCGTCGAACCCACCGCGGACGTGGCCGCCGGGCTCAGCGGCTTCGGCCCGGACCAGGTGGCGCGGGCCGTGGACCGCCAACTGGCCCGGCTGCCGGCCGGCACCGCCGACCTGGCCCGGGCGTTCGCCGTGCTCGGCCGCGGCGCGAAGCTGCGGCACGCCCGCGACCTCGCCGAGCTGGACCAGGCGCGGGCCTGCCGGCTGGCCGACCGGCTGCGCGACGCCGGCCTGGTCGAGGGCGGCGCGGACGGGTACGCCCTGGTGCATCCGCTGGTCGAGGCGGCCCTCTACACCGGGTTGCCGCCCGGGGAACGCGCGCTGTGGCACGGCCGGGCGGCGCGGCTGCTGGCCGGGGAGCGGACCGACCCGGAGACGGTGGCGCTGCACCTGCTGCGCACCGAACCGGCGGGGGAGCCGGCGACGGTCACCGCGCTGCGCACGGCGGCCGGCCGCGCGTGGCGGCGGGGCGCGCCACAGAGTGCCGCGACGTTCCTGCGGCGGGCGCTGGCGGAGCCGCCGATCGCCACCTACGACGAGGCGGAGCTGCTCAGCGAGCTCGGCCTGGTCACCGCCGAGCAGGTCAAACCCCAGGCGTACGACCTGCTGGCCGACGCCGTCGCGCTGGCCGACGACCCGGATCAGCGGGCCCGGATCGCGCTGGCCGGTACCCGGGCGCTGGGGCTGGCCGGGTACTCCGACGAGGCGTTGAAGCTGTCCCGGCAGGTGCTGGACCGGGCCGGCGGCGCCGATCCGGAACTGCTCGAACGGCTGGCGGCGGAGCTGGTCTGCAACGCGTGGCTGGACGCCGCCGAGGTGGGTGACGCGCGGGAGCGTACCGCCCGGGGTGGCGGGTTGCCGCTGTGGGCCGTGCACCGCGGGCACCTGGCGATCCTGCGGGGCCGGCCGGCCGGCGAGGTGATCGCCATGCTGCGGACCGCGCTGGACGCCGAGACCGACTCGCTGCTCGCGACGGTGCTGAAGTTCGACCTGGTCGCGGTGGAGGAGCTGGACACCGTACGCGCCCTGTGCGACGAGCTGATCGACGTGGCCCGGCCGCGCGGGTGGATGACCGCGCTGGCGCACGGCAGCTTCGTCCGGGCACACGTGCTGGTGCAGGCCGGCCGGGTCCGCGAGGCGGTCACCGACGCCCGGTTCGCGTTCGAGTTCAAACTGGCCAACCCGCCCGCGCCCGGCCTGGTGTGGACGCTGTTCCCGCTGCTGGAGGCGCTCGTCGAGGCGGACGACCTGGACGGCGCCGAGGCGGCGCTGGCGGCCGCCGCCCGGTTCGGGGCGGGCGAGCCGGTGCCGGGCAAGCTGCGGACCGGCATGCTGCTGGAGCGCCGGGCACGACTGTGGCTGGCCCGGCACCGCCCGGCCGAGGCGCACAGCGATCTGCTGGCGGCCGCCGAGACGTGGCGGGCGCTGGACGCGCGCCATCCGGGCCTGGCCGCCTGGCGGGTCGACGACAGCGCCGCCCTGGCCGCCCTCGGCGATCTCGCCGCGGCCCGCCGCCTCGCCGAGGAGCATCTGGACCTGGCCGCCGGTGCCGGCCTGCCCGGCGCCCGCGGTGCCGGCCTGCGCGCCCTGGCCCGTACCGTCTCGCCGGCCGACGCGGTGCCGCTGCTCACCCAGGCCGCGCACCTGCTCGCCGGCTCTCCGGCCCGGCTGGAACACGCCCGCGTCCTGGTCGAGCTCGGTGGCGCGCTACGCCGTGCCAACCAGCGGGTCGCCGCCCGGGAACCGCTGGTCCGGGCCCTGGACCTGGCCGACCGCGGCGGCATGCGGCTGATCGCGGCCCGCGCCCGGCAGGAGCTGCTCGCCGCCGGCGGCCGCCCGCGGCGCAGCGTCGCGACCGGGCCGGGCGCGCTCACCCCGGCCGAGCACCGGGTGGCGGTGCTCGCCGCCCTGGGCCACAGCAACCGGGAGATCGCCGACCAGCTCTACGTGACCCGGCGCACCGTGGAGACCCACCTCACCCACATCTTCCAGAAGCTGTCGGTGAGCAGCCGAGCCCAGTTGGCCACCTCCCTGCCCGGCTCGGACTGA
- a CDS encoding class I SAM-dependent methyltransferase has translation METTEYALGRTPAEYERVRAQARLWEPDTARLLDRLGVGAGARCLDAGCGPGETMRRLAERVGPTGEVTGIDLDPGMAAAAESYTGCRVLRHDVTKDEPLPGGPYDLVYARLLLFHTPDREAALARLWAAVAPGGHLLVQDYDMRTAGVVPSLGIVERMTGLVIEAFGAAGCDVRAGSRLPYLMARAGVGAPDGTDVAGRLVPMAVGTPVLESVFRSLLPVAVANGLITRAEAERSIEALHAEAAAHPDRSVLLPLLNGAWKRR, from the coding sequence ATGGAAACCACCGAGTACGCACTGGGGCGCACGCCCGCGGAATACGAACGGGTCCGGGCGCAGGCCCGGCTCTGGGAGCCGGACACCGCCCGGCTGCTCGACCGGCTCGGCGTCGGCGCCGGGGCCCGCTGCCTGGACGCCGGCTGCGGTCCGGGCGAGACAATGCGCCGGCTGGCCGAGCGGGTCGGCCCGACCGGCGAGGTGACCGGGATCGACCTGGACCCGGGGATGGCGGCGGCCGCCGAGTCCTACACCGGCTGCCGGGTGCTGCGGCACGACGTCACCAAGGACGAGCCACTGCCCGGCGGACCGTACGACCTGGTCTACGCGCGGTTGCTGCTGTTCCACACGCCGGATCGGGAGGCCGCGCTGGCCCGGTTGTGGGCGGCGGTGGCGCCCGGCGGGCATCTGCTGGTGCAGGACTACGACATGCGTACCGCGGGCGTCGTCCCGTCGCTGGGGATCGTCGAGCGGATGACCGGCCTGGTGATCGAGGCGTTCGGGGCGGCCGGGTGTGACGTGCGGGCCGGCAGCCGGTTGCCGTACCTGATGGCGCGCGCCGGGGTGGGCGCGCCGGACGGCACCGACGTGGCCGGCCGGCTCGTGCCGATGGCGGTCGGCACGCCGGTGCTGGAGAGCGTCTTCCGCAGCCTGCTGCCGGTCGCCGTCGCCAACGGGCTGATCACCCGGGCCGAGGCCGAGCGGTCGATCGAGGCCCTGCACGCCGAGGCCGCCGCGCACCCGGACCGTTCGGTGCTGCTGCCGCTGCTCAACGGGGCCTGGAAACGGCGATGA
- a CDS encoding MBL fold metallo-hydrolase has translation MITVQTFGGPTALFEYGGLRFLTDPTFDQPGDYVSPSGTKLTKLAPPSGRPAEPIDVVLLSHDQHADNLDDAGRALLAEVPLTLTTPDGAQRLGGTARGLAPWESIKLGAVTVTAVPARHGPEGCEPITGEVTGFVLTGEGLPSVYVSGDNASLERVREIAGRFGPIGTALIFAGAVRTGLFDGALLTLDSEQAAEAARILGAEQIVLVHFDSWAHFTEGRDALAEAFTAAGLADRVQLG, from the coding sequence ATGATCACTGTGCAGACGTTCGGCGGCCCGACAGCCCTTTTCGAGTACGGCGGCCTCCGCTTCCTCACCGACCCGACGTTCGACCAGCCCGGCGACTACGTCTCGCCGAGCGGCACCAAGCTGACCAAGCTCGCCCCGCCGTCGGGCCGCCCGGCGGAGCCGATCGACGTGGTCCTGCTCTCGCACGATCAGCACGCCGACAACCTCGACGACGCCGGCCGCGCCCTGCTCGCCGAGGTCCCGCTGACGCTGACCACGCCGGACGGCGCCCAGCGGCTCGGCGGCACCGCCCGCGGCCTGGCCCCGTGGGAGTCGATCAAGCTGGGCGCGGTGACGGTGACCGCCGTCCCGGCCCGGCACGGCCCCGAGGGCTGCGAGCCCATCACCGGCGAGGTGACCGGTTTCGTTCTCACCGGGGAAGGCCTGCCCTCGGTTTACGTCAGCGGCGACAACGCGTCGCTGGAGCGGGTCCGGGAGATCGCCGGGCGGTTCGGCCCGATCGGCACCGCGCTGATCTTCGCGGGCGCGGTGCGCACCGGCCTGTTCGACGGTGCGCTGCTCACCCTGGACAGCGAGCAGGCCGCCGAGGCCGCCCGGATCCTCGGCGCCGAGCAGATCGTGCTGGTGCACTTCGACAGCTGGGCGCACTTCACCGAGGGCCGGGACGCGCTGGCCGAGGCGTTCACCGCGGCCGGGCTGGCGGACCGCGTCCAGCTCGGCTGA
- a CDS encoding ABATE domain-containing protein yields MSRIKASGNVRSVIDAAPGADRHPGLDLANSRLVAPGNQVTDLLDGPEAATRWLIDRGLAPADAVLQEICAGRLRAMRSQIRALLTARVAGAAPPAEALAAVNAAMTRVPTAAELRWDPVRGLHRATPHPTDQVVDRALGTLAADIADLLTGADADRLTACDSPPCRRFLLRSGRRQFCSIRCGDRARAARAYARRPR; encoded by the coding sequence TTGTCACGGATAAAAGCAAGCGGTAACGTGAGGTCCGTGATCGACGCCGCTCCGGGAGCCGACCGGCACCCCGGCCTGGACCTGGCCAACAGCCGCCTGGTCGCGCCCGGAAACCAGGTCACCGATCTGCTCGACGGTCCCGAGGCGGCCACCCGATGGCTGATCGATCGCGGACTCGCGCCGGCAGACGCCGTGCTCCAGGAGATCTGTGCGGGCCGGTTGCGCGCGATGCGGTCGCAGATCCGGGCGCTGCTCACCGCGCGGGTCGCCGGGGCCGCGCCGCCGGCCGAGGCGCTCGCGGCGGTCAACGCGGCGATGACCCGGGTGCCGACCGCCGCCGAGCTGCGCTGGGACCCGGTCCGCGGCCTGCACCGCGCCACCCCGCACCCGACCGACCAGGTGGTCGACCGGGCGCTCGGCACGCTCGCCGCCGACATCGCCGACCTGCTCACCGGCGCCGACGCGGACCGCCTGACGGCGTGCGACTCGCCGCCCTGCCGGCGCTTCCTGCTGCGCAGCGGCCGCCGGCAGTTCTGCTCGATCCGCTGCGGCGACCGCGCCCGGGCGGCCCGCGCCTACGCTCGCCGCCCCCGCTGA
- the nadE gene encoding ammonia-dependent NAD(+) synthetase → MIAQELHVNPVFDAAQEIERRVAFLAEALTSTGTRALVLGISGGVDSSTAGRLCQLAVDRVRASGHDAEFIAMRLPYGVQHDEQDAQTALAFIKPDRVLTVDVKPAADAALRSLLDAGLTTRDEAEQDFILGNIKARERMIAQYAVASATRGLVIGTDHAAEAVTGFFTKHGDGAADLVPLEGLTKRRVRAVAAALGAPDSLVKKMPTADLETLRPGIADEEVLGFSYDQIDDFLEGEPVPSAVVRAIEERFRLTAHKRALPRGPH, encoded by the coding sequence ATGATCGCTCAGGAACTGCACGTCAACCCCGTCTTCGACGCCGCCCAGGAGATCGAGCGCCGGGTCGCGTTCCTGGCCGAGGCGCTGACCAGCACCGGCACCCGCGCGCTGGTCCTCGGGATCAGCGGCGGCGTCGACTCGTCCACCGCCGGCCGGCTCTGCCAGCTGGCCGTCGACCGGGTCCGGGCGAGCGGGCACGACGCGGAGTTCATCGCGATGCGCCTCCCGTACGGCGTGCAGCACGACGAGCAGGACGCGCAGACCGCCCTCGCGTTCATCAAGCCGGACCGGGTGCTCACCGTCGACGTCAAGCCGGCCGCCGACGCCGCGCTGCGCAGCCTGCTCGACGCCGGGCTGACCACCCGGGACGAGGCCGAGCAGGACTTCATCCTGGGCAACATCAAGGCCCGGGAGCGGATGATCGCCCAGTACGCCGTCGCCTCCGCCACCCGGGGCCTGGTGATCGGCACGGACCACGCGGCCGAGGCGGTGACCGGCTTCTTCACCAAGCACGGGGACGGCGCGGCGGACCTGGTACCCCTGGAGGGTCTGACGAAGCGGCGGGTCCGCGCCGTCGCCGCGGCCCTGGGCGCGCCGGACTCGCTGGTCAAGAAGATGCCGACGGCGGACCTGGAGACGCTGCGGCCCGGCATCGCCGACGAGGAGGTGCTCGGCTTCTCCTACGACCAGATCGACGATTTCCTGGAGGGCGAGCCGGTGCCGTCGGCGGTGGTCCGCGCGATCGAGGAGCGTTTCCGGCTGACCGCCCACAAGCGTGCCCTCCCCCGCGGCCCGCACTGA
- a CDS encoding PAS domain S-box protein — protein MSVGFRERLDSQSLELLADAFGRSPVPKLVLGLDPRQYCRFHTVNDAFCELAGYRADELIGRSFLMVLDEGPGPVLAAFASMVRGERDVVAMERVLVRKDGARVRVVTQNVLVRDRAGRPFLVAEVVAGGSRPAPAAGAAPDREMARLRRILAVQRAVTAAATDRDSAVRAVADQVVELFPAADGAAVELVEGDQLTYVATAGTLAPFAGTRIPRTGSLSGIALSTDAPAHCPDTGHDPRVDRGMCERLGIGAMLLAPLHAENHVVGVLKVSAGTAHVFDDTDEQQLALLAESLSAALQHADDATRNAELLAERTRALTELSISEQRFRLAFDNSPLGLTLCSLRPADFGRYLQASPAMTTITGYTPAELTGMTFADLTHPDDLPGTRDHARRLLAGELDAVSLERRYLHKDGHVIWVTLRVAVVRDERGEAQYAVVQVEDVTAAREADAQLRRSARLFELIPAAVIVRDLDGTIRWWNDGATHLYGWPLTAAAGKSAHRLLHTTFPYAGGAAEQEEALRRDGYWNGHLDHITADGRTVNVLSRQVLHHPDPDHAQVLEVNSDVTAARVAEQALAESEARLRAQFANTGVGQVISALDGTLISANRAYAAMIGRTPEELVGRHDHDLVHPDDLVVRRRLLAGLFAGDSDAYTTEVRLAHADGHWVPVEWTISLVRDPGGHPKLMVGVLTDITARRAAEQARDAAAAALAERNTQLEAANQLKLDIIGMLGHEIGNPLTSIRGNAEILTDDWAALSDERRGRAIDAIARQAGRLDEIVREVLAMVTIETGTIRADRRLLRVREEIGRALWAVDGAESVPVDGPDAPVLCHPGHLQQILVNLLSNARKYGGGATAVRVSHPPGLVEITVEDDGPGVPEEFRDRLFERLARADRDAAAVNGTGLGLYIVRGLAQANHGDIRHEPNPAGGSRFILSLESPGSAPE, from the coding sequence ATGAGTGTGGGGTTCCGGGAGCGGCTGGACAGCCAGTCTCTGGAGCTGCTCGCGGACGCCTTCGGCCGCAGCCCGGTGCCCAAGCTCGTGCTCGGTCTGGACCCGCGGCAGTACTGCCGGTTCCATACCGTCAACGACGCCTTCTGCGAGCTGGCCGGTTACCGCGCTGACGAGCTGATCGGCCGGTCCTTCCTGATGGTGCTGGACGAGGGGCCCGGTCCGGTGCTGGCCGCGTTCGCGTCGATGGTGCGCGGCGAGCGGGACGTGGTCGCGATGGAGCGGGTGCTGGTCCGCAAGGACGGCGCGCGGGTCCGGGTGGTCACCCAGAACGTGCTGGTCCGGGACCGGGCCGGCCGGCCGTTCCTGGTGGCCGAGGTGGTGGCGGGCGGCAGCCGCCCGGCCCCGGCCGCCGGTGCGGCTCCGGACCGGGAGATGGCCCGGCTGCGCCGGATCCTGGCGGTGCAGCGCGCGGTCACCGCGGCGGCCACCGACCGGGACTCGGCGGTGCGGGCGGTCGCCGATCAGGTGGTCGAGTTGTTCCCGGCGGCCGACGGGGCAGCGGTGGAACTGGTCGAGGGCGATCAACTGACCTACGTCGCGACCGCCGGGACGCTGGCCCCGTTCGCCGGCACCCGGATCCCGCGCACCGGGTCGCTGAGCGGCATCGCGCTGAGCACCGACGCCCCGGCGCACTGCCCGGACACCGGTCACGACCCGCGGGTCGACCGGGGCATGTGCGAGCGGCTCGGGATCGGCGCCATGCTGCTCGCCCCGCTGCACGCGGAGAACCACGTGGTCGGTGTGCTCAAGGTGTCGGCCGGCACCGCGCACGTCTTCGACGACACCGACGAGCAGCAGCTCGCCCTGCTCGCCGAGAGCCTCAGCGCGGCTCTGCAGCACGCCGACGACGCCACCCGCAACGCCGAGCTGCTCGCCGAGCGCACCCGGGCGCTCACCGAGCTGTCGATCAGCGAGCAGCGGTTCCGGCTGGCCTTCGACAACTCGCCGCTCGGCCTCACGCTGTGCAGCCTGCGGCCCGCCGACTTCGGACGGTATCTGCAGGCCAGCCCGGCGATGACGACGATCACCGGGTACACCCCGGCCGAGCTGACCGGGATGACCTTCGCCGACCTCACCCACCCGGACGACCTGCCGGGCACCCGCGATCACGCCCGCCGGTTGCTCGCCGGCGAGCTCGACGCGGTCAGCCTGGAGCGCCGCTACCTGCACAAGGACGGGCACGTCATCTGGGTGACGCTGCGCGTCGCGGTGGTCCGCGACGAGCGCGGCGAGGCCCAGTACGCGGTGGTCCAGGTCGAAGACGTCACAGCGGCCCGCGAGGCGGACGCCCAGCTGCGCCGCTCGGCCCGGTTGTTCGAGCTGATCCCGGCCGCTGTCATCGTCCGCGACCTGGACGGCACGATCCGCTGGTGGAACGACGGCGCGACCCACCTGTACGGCTGGCCGCTGACCGCGGCGGCCGGCAAGTCCGCCCACCGGTTGCTGCACACCACTTTCCCGTACGCGGGGGGCGCCGCCGAGCAGGAGGAGGCGCTGCGCCGCGACGGCTACTGGAACGGCCACCTGGACCACATCACGGCGGACGGGCGTACCGTCAATGTCCTGAGCCGACAGGTGCTGCACCACCCGGACCCGGACCACGCGCAGGTCCTCGAGGTGAACTCGGACGTGACGGCGGCCCGGGTCGCGGAGCAGGCGCTCGCCGAGAGCGAGGCGCGGTTGCGCGCGCAGTTCGCCAACACCGGCGTCGGCCAGGTCATCTCGGCGCTGGACGGCACCCTGATCAGCGCGAACCGGGCGTACGCCGCGATGATCGGCCGCACCCCGGAGGAACTGGTCGGGCGGCACGACCACGACCTGGTGCACCCGGACGACCTGGTCGTGCGGCGGCGGCTGCTGGCCGGCCTGTTCGCCGGGGACAGCGACGCGTACACCACCGAGGTGCGGCTGGCGCACGCCGACGGGCACTGGGTGCCTGTCGAGTGGACGATCTCACTGGTCCGCGACCCGGGCGGGCATCCGAAGCTGATGGTCGGGGTGCTCACCGACATCACCGCGCGGCGCGCCGCCGAGCAGGCCCGGGACGCGGCAGCCGCCGCCCTCGCCGAGCGCAACACCCAGCTGGAGGCCGCCAACCAGCTGAAGCTCGACATCATCGGGATGCTCGGGCACGAGATCGGCAACCCGCTCACCTCGATCCGCGGCAACGCCGAGATCCTCACCGACGACTGGGCGGCACTCTCCGACGAGCGCCGCGGCCGGGCCATCGACGCGATCGCCAGGCAGGCCGGCCGGCTGGACGAGATCGTCCGGGAGGTGCTCGCCATGGTGACCATCGAGACCGGCACGATTCGCGCGGACCGGCGGCTGCTGCGCGTACGCGAGGAGATCGGCCGGGCGCTGTGGGCTGTCGACGGCGCCGAGTCGGTACCGGTCGACGGCCCGGACGCGCCGGTGCTCTGCCACCCCGGGCACCTGCAGCAGATCCTGGTCAACCTGCTCTCCAACGCCCGCAAGTACGGCGGCGGCGCCACCGCGGTCCGGGTGTCACACCCACCGGGCCTGGTGGAGATCACGGTCGAGGACGACGGTCCCGGTGTCCCGGAGGAGTTCCGGGACCGTCTCTTCGAGCGGCTGGCCCGCGCCGACCGGGACGCCGCCGCTGTCAACGGCACCGGCCTGGGCCTGTACATCGTGCGCGGGCTGGCCCAGGCCAATCACGGCGACATCCGCCACGAGCCGAATCCGGCCGGTGGCTCCCGGTTCATCCTTTCGCTGGAATCACCAGGGTCTGCCCCGGAGTGA
- a CDS encoding LysM peptidoglycan-binding domain-containing protein gives MPRLLHGRMVTEEELNQAAGDLAQFTAQSPARFALTTPIDTHSFDFLFPTLQEDDANLLPQTATMPDLLKKLGASMVDVDTPGADSPIPAAYTYFGQFVDHDITLESGSATVAELLADSMTPLSLADIRGAVRNIRTGNLDLDSVYGAPAPRDPKNAAKMKLGTVTTLKNNSQPPFKRPPGKTDDNDLPREPAAPGDIEHDRAALIGDPRNDENLIVAQLHVAFLKAHNALVAQGLSFNDASRTLRQHYQHIVVHDFLKRIAEPAVVDDIVNHGNRWFNPAAEPFRMPLEFSFAGYRIGHTMVRAAYNFNLNFNLHGGVPASLQLLFTFTALSGEVGGPANKTVPENWIIEWENLTGTGPNVSNARRLDTNIATKDDQALFALQTLAGTTETPPDAARLPVRNLLRGYRMRLPTGQAVAQLLDLPVLSKDEIIAAVGPAQAAAVTAGGFESRTPLWYYVLAEAAHFHNGQRLGPVGSTLVAEVLIGLVRRSQDSILRQAGWKPHLPAAKEGTFELADLLRFAGVLPGKVPPPRTYKVKKGDTLSGIAKAQLGDADRWPQIYLLNRATIRNPNQIVPGQVLVLPPTKPVGTIPKLYTVKKGDTLSGIAKAQLGSAAKWPAIFKANRDVIDDPDRITPGQTLVIPAKG, from the coding sequence ATGCCACGTCTCCTGCACGGACGGATGGTCACCGAAGAGGAACTCAACCAGGCCGCTGGCGACCTCGCCCAGTTCACCGCGCAGTCGCCGGCCCGATTCGCGCTCACCACACCGATCGACACGCACAGCTTCGACTTCCTGTTCCCCACGTTGCAGGAGGACGACGCGAACCTGCTGCCGCAGACCGCCACCATGCCCGACCTGCTCAAGAAGCTCGGCGCCAGCATGGTCGACGTCGACACGCCCGGCGCGGACAGCCCGATCCCGGCGGCGTACACCTACTTCGGGCAGTTCGTCGACCACGACATCACCCTGGAGTCCGGCTCCGCGACGGTGGCCGAGCTGCTCGCCGACAGCATGACGCCGCTGTCGCTGGCCGACATCCGCGGCGCCGTCCGCAACATCCGGACCGGCAACCTGGACCTGGACAGCGTCTACGGCGCGCCCGCTCCCCGCGATCCGAAGAACGCCGCGAAGATGAAGCTGGGCACCGTCACCACGCTCAAGAACAACTCGCAGCCGCCGTTCAAGCGGCCGCCGGGCAAGACCGACGACAACGACCTACCCCGCGAGCCCGCCGCGCCCGGCGACATCGAGCACGACCGGGCCGCCCTGATCGGCGACCCGCGCAACGACGAGAACCTGATCGTCGCCCAGCTGCACGTCGCCTTCCTCAAGGCGCACAACGCGCTGGTCGCCCAGGGGCTGTCGTTCAACGACGCGAGCCGCACGTTGCGCCAGCACTACCAGCACATCGTGGTGCACGACTTCCTCAAGCGGATCGCCGAGCCGGCCGTCGTGGACGACATCGTCAACCACGGCAACCGCTGGTTCAACCCGGCCGCCGAGCCGTTCCGGATGCCGCTGGAGTTCTCCTTCGCCGGTTACCGGATCGGGCACACGATGGTCCGCGCCGCCTACAACTTCAACCTCAACTTCAACCTGCACGGCGGGGTGCCGGCCAGCCTGCAGCTGCTGTTCACCTTCACCGCGCTCAGCGGCGAGGTGGGCGGCCCGGCCAACAAGACGGTCCCGGAGAACTGGATCATCGAGTGGGAGAACCTCACCGGCACCGGGCCGAACGTGTCGAACGCCCGCCGGCTCGACACCAACATCGCCACCAAGGACGACCAGGCGCTGTTCGCGCTGCAGACGCTGGCCGGGACGACCGAGACGCCGCCCGACGCGGCCCGGCTGCCGGTGCGCAACCTGCTGCGCGGTTACCGGATGCGGCTGCCCACCGGCCAGGCCGTGGCCCAGCTGCTCGACCTGCCGGTGCTCAGCAAGGACGAGATCATCGCGGCGGTGGGCCCGGCGCAGGCCGCCGCGGTGACCGCCGGCGGCTTCGAGTCGCGGACCCCGCTCTGGTACTACGTGCTGGCCGAGGCGGCGCACTTCCACAACGGGCAGCGGCTCGGCCCGGTCGGCAGCACGCTGGTCGCCGAGGTGCTGATCGGCCTGGTCCGGCGCAGCCAGGACTCGATCCTGCGGCAGGCCGGGTGGAAACCGCACCTGCCGGCCGCCAAGGAGGGCACCTTCGAGCTGGCCGACCTGCTGCGCTTCGCCGGCGTGCTGCCCGGCAAGGTGCCGCCGCCGCGCACCTACAAGGTGAAGAAGGGCGACACGCTCAGCGGCATCGCCAAGGCGCAGCTCGGGGACGCCGACCGGTGGCCGCAGATCTACCTGCTGAACCGGGCGACCATCCGCAACCCCAACCAGATCGTTCCCGGTCAGGTGCTCGTCCTGCCGCCCACCAAGCCGGTCGGCACGATCCCGAAGCTCTACACCGTGAAGAAGGGCGACACCCTGAGCGGCATCGCGAAGGCGCAGCTGGGCAGCGCCGCGAAGTGGCCGGCGATCTTCAAGGCGAACCGGGACGTGATCGACGACCCGGACCGCATCACTCCGGGGCAGACCCTGGTGATTCCAGCGAAAGGATGA